One Streptomyces sp. NBC_01237 genomic region harbors:
- a CDS encoding MBL fold metallo-hydrolase yields MTARIDHLVTSGTFALDGGEWDVDNNVWIVGDDSEAVVIDAAHDADAIRAALGGRTLRAIICTHAHNDHIDAAPALAAATGAPILLHPDDLPLWKRTHPDRAPDGELADGQELEIAGTVLKVLHTPGHAPGAVSLYAPELSTVFTGDTLFQGGPGATGRSFSHFPTIVDSIRDRLFALPEATTVRTGHGDSTTIGAEAPHLDEWIARGH; encoded by the coding sequence ATGACCGCCCGCATCGACCACCTCGTCACCTCCGGGACCTTCGCCCTCGACGGCGGCGAGTGGGACGTCGACAACAACGTCTGGATCGTCGGCGACGACTCCGAAGCGGTCGTCATCGACGCCGCCCACGACGCCGACGCCATCCGTGCCGCGCTCGGCGGCCGTACGCTGCGCGCCATCATCTGCACGCACGCGCACAACGACCACATCGACGCGGCCCCGGCCCTCGCCGCCGCCACCGGCGCACCGATCCTGCTGCACCCGGACGATCTGCCGCTGTGGAAGCGGACGCACCCGGACCGCGCGCCCGACGGTGAACTGGCCGACGGCCAGGAGCTGGAGATCGCCGGGACGGTCCTGAAGGTGCTGCACACCCCGGGGCACGCCCCGGGCGCCGTCAGCCTGTACGCCCCCGAGCTGTCCACGGTCTTCACCGGCGACACGCTCTTCCAGGGCGGACCGGGCGCCACCGGCCGGTCCTTCTCGCACTTCCCGACGATCGTCGACTCCATCAGGGACCGGCTGTTCGCCCTGCCGGAGGCGACCACCGTCCGGACCGGGCACGGCGATTCCACCACCATCGGCGCGGAGGCCCCGCACCTGGACGAGTGGATCGCCCGCGGCCACTGA
- a CDS encoding S-(hydroxymethyl)mycothiol dehydrogenase, which yields MPQQVQGVIAPGKNEPVRVETIVIPDPGPGEAVVKIQACGVCHTDLHYKQGGINDDFPFLLGHEAAGIVESVGDGVTDVVPGDFVILNWRAVCGQCRACLRGRPWYCFDTHNAKQRMTLLDGTELSPALGIGAFAEKTLVAAGQCTKVDPEVSPAVAGLLGCGVMAGIGAAINTGEVGRGDSVAVIGCGGVGDAAIAGARLAGAAKIIAVDIDDRKLETAKRMGATHTVNSRSTDPVEAIRGLTGGNGADVVIEAVGRPETYKQAFYARDLAGTVVLVGVPTPEMQLELPLIDVFGRGGSLKSSWYGDCLPSRDFPMLIDLHQQGRIDLGAFVTETIGLGDIEQAFARMHDGDVLRSVVVF from the coding sequence ATGCCGCAGCAGGTGCAAGGGGTCATCGCACCGGGGAAGAACGAGCCGGTACGGGTCGAGACGATCGTGATCCCGGACCCCGGTCCCGGTGAGGCCGTCGTGAAGATCCAGGCATGCGGTGTCTGCCACACCGACCTGCACTACAAGCAGGGCGGCATCAACGACGACTTCCCGTTCCTGCTGGGCCACGAGGCCGCGGGCATCGTGGAGTCCGTCGGCGACGGCGTCACCGACGTCGTGCCGGGAGACTTCGTCATCCTCAACTGGCGTGCGGTGTGCGGACAGTGCCGCGCCTGTCTCCGCGGCCGCCCCTGGTACTGCTTCGACACCCACAACGCCAAGCAGAGGATGACACTGCTGGACGGCACGGAACTGTCGCCCGCGCTCGGAATCGGCGCGTTCGCCGAGAAGACGCTGGTCGCCGCCGGTCAGTGCACCAAGGTCGACCCCGAGGTCTCCCCGGCCGTCGCCGGACTCCTCGGCTGCGGCGTCATGGCGGGCATCGGCGCGGCCATCAACACCGGCGAGGTCGGCCGCGGCGACTCGGTCGCCGTCATCGGCTGCGGCGGCGTCGGTGACGCCGCCATCGCCGGTGCCCGGCTGGCGGGCGCGGCGAAGATCATCGCCGTCGACATCGACGACCGGAAGCTGGAGACGGCGAAGAGGATGGGTGCCACGCACACCGTCAACTCCCGTTCCACCGACCCGGTCGAGGCGATCCGCGGCCTGACCGGCGGCAACGGCGCGGACGTCGTCATCGAGGCGGTCGGCCGGCCGGAGACGTACAAGCAGGCCTTCTACGCCCGCGACCTGGCCGGCACCGTCGTCCTGGTCGGCGTGCCGACCCCCGAGATGCAGCTCGAACTGCCGCTCATCGACGTGTTCGGCCGCGGCGGCTCCCTCAAGTCCTCCTGGTACGGCGACTGTCTGCCCTCGCGCGACTTCCCGATGCTGATCGACCTGCACCAGCAGGGCCGTATCGACCTCGGCGCCTTCGTCACCGAGACCATCGGGCTCGGCGACATCGAGCAGGCGTTCGCCCGGATGCACGACGGCGACGTCCTGCGCTCGGTGGTGGTCTTCTGA
- a CDS encoding FadR/GntR family transcriptional regulator has protein sequence MTTQSQGLHTHVLDTLGLEIASGQCPPGRVLRSDELVQRFDVSRTVVREVVRVLESMHLVESRRRVGVTVQPAEAWNVYDPQVIRWRLAGSDRPRQLRSLTVLRSAIEPVAARLAARHATPQQCAQLTERALGMVATSRGQQLEGYLEHDTAFHRIILNASGNEMFARLGDVVAEVLAGRTHHQVMFEDPDPAAVTLHVRLAEAVRERDEEGAERLTKEIAVGALHELDVLAP, from the coding sequence ATGACCACACAGAGCCAGGGGCTGCATACACATGTGCTGGACACCCTGGGTCTGGAGATCGCCTCCGGCCAGTGCCCGCCGGGCCGGGTGCTGCGCAGTGACGAGCTGGTCCAGCGCTTCGACGTCTCCCGTACGGTCGTCCGCGAAGTGGTCCGGGTCCTGGAGTCCATGCACCTGGTCGAGTCCCGGCGCCGGGTCGGAGTGACCGTGCAGCCCGCCGAGGCGTGGAACGTCTACGACCCGCAGGTCATCCGCTGGCGGCTGGCAGGCAGCGACCGCCCGCGCCAGCTCCGCTCGCTGACCGTTCTGCGCTCGGCGATCGAACCGGTCGCGGCCCGTCTCGCCGCCCGCCACGCCACCCCCCAGCAGTGCGCACAGCTCACCGAACGCGCCCTGGGCATGGTCGCCACCTCGCGCGGCCAGCAGCTGGAGGGCTATCTGGAACACGACACCGCGTTCCACCGGATCATCCTCAACGCCTCCGGCAACGAGATGTTCGCGCGCCTGGGGGACGTGGTGGCCGAGGTCCTCGCGGGCCGTACCCATCACCAGGTGATGTTCGAGGACCCCGACCCGGCCGCGGTCACCCTCCACGTGCGGCTCGCCGAGGCGGTCCGCGAGAGGGACGAGGAGGGGGCCGAGCGCCTCACCAAGGAGATCGCGGTCGGCGCCCTCCATGAACTGGACGTCCTCGCGCCGTAG
- a CDS encoding gluconokinase, with protein sequence MSTPHVVVVMGVAGTGKTTIGPLLAAALGVPYAEGDDFHPAANIAKMSAGTPLDDTDRRPWLDAIGRWAHGRAGLGGVVSSSALKRVYRDRLRAEAPGAVFLHLTGDRALIEERMADRTGHFMPTALLDSQFATLQPLQADEAGVAVDVSGTPEEITQRAVAALRRLDI encoded by the coding sequence ATGAGCACCCCCCACGTCGTCGTGGTGATGGGCGTAGCAGGAACCGGCAAGACCACGATCGGTCCCCTGCTCGCCGCCGCACTGGGCGTTCCGTACGCCGAGGGAGACGACTTCCATCCCGCGGCGAACATCGCCAAGATGTCGGCCGGCACCCCGCTGGACGACACGGACCGCCGGCCCTGGCTGGACGCGATCGGCCGGTGGGCGCACGGCCGGGCCGGTCTCGGCGGTGTCGTCAGCAGTTCGGCGCTCAAGCGGGTCTACCGCGACCGGCTGCGGGCCGAGGCCCCCGGTGCCGTCTTCCTTCATCTGACCGGCGACCGGGCCCTGATCGAGGAGCGGATGGCGGACCGCACGGGCCACTTCATGCCGACCGCGCTGCTCGATTCGCAGTTCGCCACCCTCCAGCCGCTCCAGGCCGATGAGGCCGGCGTAGCGGTCGATGTGTCCGGCACCCCCGAGGAAATCACCCAGCGAGCCGTCGCCGCGTTGCGCCGGCTCGACATCTAA
- a CDS encoding GntP family permease: MTSLSVEMLAADAVEPITSAGNAQLGIAVLAGIAVIVLLITKFKMHAFLALTIGSLALGSFAGAAPADTIASFTAGLGSTVAGVGVLIALGAILGKLLADSGGADQIVDTILAKASRRAMPWAMVLIASIIGLPLFFEVGIVLMIPVVLLVAKRGNYSLMRIGIPALAGLSVMHGLIPPHPGPLVAIDALGANLGVTLALGVLVAIPTVIIAGPLFSRYAARWVDIKAPEKMIPQRPSEELDRRPSFGATLATILLPVVLMLVKALVDIVVDDPEHSVQRVTDVIGSPLIALLAAVVVGMFTLGRAAGFTKGRLSSTVEKSLAPIAGVLLIVGAGGGFKQTLIDAGVGQMILEFSENWSIPALLLGWLIAVGIRLATGSATVATISAAGLVAPLAADMSTSHAALLVLAVGAGSLFFSHVNDAGFWLVKEYFGMDVGQTVKTWSVMETIISVVSLAFILLLSLVL; encoded by the coding sequence GTGACCAGTCTCAGCGTCGAGATGCTGGCAGCGGACGCCGTCGAACCGATCACTTCGGCCGGCAACGCGCAGTTGGGCATCGCCGTTCTGGCGGGCATCGCCGTCATCGTTCTGCTCATCACCAAGTTCAAGATGCACGCGTTCCTCGCGCTGACCATCGGGTCACTCGCGCTCGGTTCGTTCGCGGGTGCCGCACCGGCCGACACGATCGCCAGCTTCACCGCCGGTCTCGGCTCGACCGTCGCGGGCGTCGGCGTCCTCATCGCGCTCGGCGCCATCCTGGGCAAGCTGCTCGCCGATTCCGGGGGCGCGGACCAGATCGTCGACACGATCCTCGCGAAGGCGAGCAGGCGGGCCATGCCGTGGGCGATGGTCCTGATCGCCTCGATCATCGGTCTGCCGCTGTTCTTCGAGGTCGGGATCGTGCTGATGATCCCGGTGGTGCTGCTGGTCGCCAAGCGCGGCAACTACTCCCTGATGCGGATCGGTATCCCTGCGCTGGCCGGTCTCTCCGTGATGCACGGGCTGATCCCGCCGCACCCCGGCCCGCTGGTCGCGATCGACGCCCTCGGCGCCAATCTCGGTGTCACCCTGGCTCTGGGTGTGCTGGTCGCGATCCCGACGGTGATCATCGCGGGTCCGCTCTTCTCCCGTTACGCCGCCCGCTGGGTGGACATCAAGGCGCCGGAGAAGATGATCCCGCAGCGCCCGTCCGAGGAACTGGACCGTCGTCCCAGCTTCGGCGCCACCCTGGCGACCATTCTGCTTCCGGTCGTCCTGATGCTGGTCAAGGCACTGGTCGACATCGTCGTGGACGACCCGGAGCACAGCGTCCAGCGGGTCACCGATGTGATCGGCTCGCCGCTGATCGCTCTGCTCGCGGCTGTCGTCGTCGGCATGTTCACGTTGGGCCGGGCGGCCGGGTTCACCAAGGGCCGGCTCTCCAGCACCGTCGAGAAGTCCCTCGCACCGATCGCCGGTGTCCTGCTGATCGTGGGCGCGGGCGGCGGCTTCAAGCAGACCCTCATCGACGCCGGTGTGGGCCAGATGATCCTGGAGTTCTCCGAGAACTGGTCGATCCCCGCGCTGCTGCTCGGCTGGCTGATCGCCGTCGGGATCCGGCTCGCGACGGGTTCGGCGACCGTCGCCACCATCTCGGCGGCCGGTCTGGTCGCCCCGCTGGCCGCCGACATGTCCACCTCGCACGCGGCGCTGCTGGTTCTCGCCGTCGGCGCGGGCTCGCTCTTCTTCAGCCATGTCAACGACGCCGGGTTCTGGCTGGTGAAGGAGTACTTCGGCATGGACGTCGGTCAGACCGTCAAGACCTGGTCGGTGATGGAGACGATCATCTCCGTCGTCTCGCTGGCCTTCATCCTGCTGCTGTCGCTGGTTCTCTAG
- a CDS encoding APC family permease — protein sequence MSTGSSYSSDTGTTKVTGDTGGINTYKGEERALRANRLGTPGLLLSVLAASAPLMVVAGVMPTVFGVMGIVGQPLLYVILGIVLMLFGVGYAEMSRHVHNAGAFYAYIARGLGPTAGAGASLVALVAYSAMQVGIYGILGFEVSGLFSTYLDIDLHWWIPALVAVAVVGALGWLKIDLNAKVLGVLLVVECALVVIFDIAAVSKPGPEGLSLHAFNPETLTGAGLGTALCFCIAAFVGFEQAPVYAEETSRPQIVVSRVMFLAVGYAALFLAVSSWALTVATGPGFIADTSLKEGPGMLFGLTEERLGTTFTDVLHVLFVTGMFAALLSFHNVVARYAFAMGREGLLPAGFGRTNKASGAPATGSLLQSVVSAVIVLAFALTDDNPVGDPTAPVLHLFTWMGNVGALGVIVLMAAASFAVIAFFVRRGAGRAQAPRLVASALAGVALLAIAVFTVRDFGILVGSGPGSVLNWLLPGVIVAALVGGLVYGAVLRSTKPEVHARIGLGNEAFQLEKAAGDTPARR from the coding sequence ATGTCGACGGGCAGTTCATATTCGAGCGATACCGGTACCACGAAGGTGACCGGCGATACCGGCGGGATCAACACGTACAAGGGTGAGGAACGCGCCCTGCGGGCGAACCGGCTCGGCACCCCCGGCCTGCTGCTCTCGGTGCTCGCCGCCAGCGCCCCGCTGATGGTCGTCGCCGGGGTGATGCCCACGGTCTTCGGCGTGATGGGCATCGTCGGGCAGCCCCTGCTCTACGTCATCCTCGGCATCGTCCTGATGCTGTTCGGCGTCGGCTACGCCGAGATGAGCCGGCACGTCCACAACGCCGGGGCCTTCTACGCCTACATCGCCCGCGGTCTCGGCCCGACGGCCGGCGCGGGCGCCTCGCTCGTCGCGCTGGTCGCGTACAGCGCCATGCAGGTCGGCATCTACGGCATCCTCGGCTTCGAGGTCTCCGGCCTCTTCTCCACGTACCTCGACATCGATCTGCACTGGTGGATACCGGCGCTGGTCGCGGTGGCGGTCGTCGGTGCCCTGGGATGGCTGAAGATCGACCTCAACGCCAAGGTGCTCGGTGTCCTGCTGGTCGTGGAATGCGCCCTCGTCGTGATCTTCGACATCGCGGCCGTCAGCAAGCCCGGACCCGAGGGCCTGTCCCTGCACGCCTTCAACCCGGAGACCCTCACCGGCGCCGGACTCGGCACCGCCCTGTGCTTCTGCATCGCCGCGTTCGTCGGCTTCGAGCAGGCCCCGGTGTACGCGGAGGAGACCAGCCGCCCGCAGATCGTCGTGTCCCGGGTGATGTTCCTGGCCGTCGGCTACGCGGCGCTGTTCCTCGCCGTCAGCTCCTGGGCCCTGACCGTCGCCACCGGCCCCGGATTCATCGCGGACACCTCCCTCAAGGAGGGCCCCGGCATGCTCTTCGGCCTCACCGAGGAGCGGCTCGGCACCACCTTCACCGACGTACTGCACGTGCTCTTCGTCACCGGCATGTTCGCCGCACTGCTGAGCTTCCACAACGTCGTCGCCCGCTACGCCTTCGCGATGGGCCGCGAGGGCCTGCTGCCCGCCGGGTTCGGCCGCACCAACAAGGCGAGCGGCGCCCCCGCCACCGGATCACTGCTCCAGTCCGTCGTCTCCGCAGTGATCGTGCTGGCCTTCGCGCTCACCGACGACAACCCGGTCGGTGACCCCACCGCGCCCGTGCTGCACCTGTTCACCTGGATGGGCAACGTCGGGGCGCTCGGCGTCATCGTGCTGATGGCCGCCGCCTCGTTCGCCGTCATCGCCTTCTTCGTACGCCGCGGCGCCGGCCGGGCCCAGGCCCCGCGGCTCGTCGCGTCCGCCCTCGCCGGTGTCGCCCTGCTGGCCATCGCCGTCTTCACCGTCAGGGACTTCGGCATCCTCGTCGGCTCGGGTCCCGGTTCGGTGCTCAACTGGCTGCTGCCCGGCGTGATCGTCGCCGCGCTCGTCGGCGGCCTGGTGTACGGGGCGGTGCTGCGCTCCACCAAGCCGGAGGTGCACGCGAGGATCGGCCTCGGCAACGAGGCGTTCCAGCTGGAGAAGGCGGCCGGGGACACCCCCGCCCGGCGCTGA